The following proteins come from a genomic window of Peptoniphilus equinus:
- a CDS encoding STAS domain-containing protein — MAFTVKFENKDTWIIMPQGELDISATEGFKNDVIQNYNEDKKDLLLDFKDLDYLDSTGLGSLISILNTIKDDGHTVTIQNVKPSIKKLFVITKLDTVFKIGD, encoded by the coding sequence ATGGCTTTTACAGTTAAATTTGAAAACAAAGATACATGGATCATCATGCCACAAGGTGAGCTGGATATTTCAGCAACTGAGGGTTTTAAAAATGATGTCATTCAAAATTACAATGAGGATAAAAAAGACTTATTGTTGGATTTTAAAGACTTGGATTACTTGGATTCTACGGGCTTAGGTTCGCTTATCAGCATTTTAAATACGATTAAGGATGACGGACATACCGTTACCATTCAAAACGTGAAACCTTCCATCAAAAAACTTTTTGTCATTACTAAACTGGACACTGTATTTAAGATAGGAGACTAA
- a CDS encoding SigB/SigF/SigG family RNA polymerase sigma factor, producing MTKDEYYKLGRKLTKEERKELFREYDRTKDPQIRDILIEEHLYIAEILSKKYAGKGIDYEDIYQVASIGLIYAIDRYDLTRGYEFSSFATPTIIGEIKKYFRDKGWTIRVPRRIQELSKKINLANIHLSQKYQRTPKVEDIAEYLNATPEEILESVEASKAYSPQSLDVSYDTGDDKEINLSDLIGEEEQYYDKIEVNDLLETAMKDLNEVERTILLERYINKRTQVSIAKKLDISQMTVSRIEKKVLKKIKQELKKTMGI from the coding sequence ATGACTAAAGACGAATATTACAAATTAGGACGTAAGCTCACCAAAGAAGAACGCAAAGAACTCTTTCGTGAATATGACCGAACCAAAGATCCGCAGATTCGAGACATTCTTATCGAAGAACACCTCTACATTGCAGAAATTCTTTCAAAGAAGTATGCCGGCAAGGGCATTGACTACGAGGATATTTATCAAGTGGCTTCCATCGGATTAATTTATGCCATTGATCGTTATGATCTTACTCGAGGTTATGAATTTTCTTCATTTGCCACACCGACTATAATCGGAGAAATCAAAAAGTATTTTCGAGATAAGGGTTGGACGATTCGAGTACCTCGACGGATTCAGGAACTGTCGAAGAAAATCAATCTGGCTAACATTCATTTATCTCAAAAGTATCAGCGTACACCTAAGGTGGAAGATATTGCAGAGTATTTAAATGCCACACCAGAAGAAATTTTGGAATCGGTAGAAGCTTCCAAAGCCTACTCACCGCAATCTTTGGACGTAAGTTATGATACCGGTGATGACAAGGAGATTAATCTCTCCGATCTCATTGGGGAAGAAGAACAGTACTATGACAAAATTGAAGTCAATGACTTGTTGGAAACGGCAATGAAAGACTTAAATGAAGTGGAACGGACTATTTTATTGGAGCGCTATATCAACAAGCGTACCCAGGTGAGCATTGCCAAAAAATTGGATATCTCTCAGATGACCGTGTCCCGCATTGAAAAAAAGGTGCTGAAAAAAATAAAACAGGAATTGAAAAAAACCATGGGCATTTAA
- a CDS encoding ATP-binding protein yields MDTIQLTVPLKAEYFSSVRLFVSGLLMSHQVDYDTIEDVKTAVSESLNIALKCHCAHTSTLSIDVDDNQMKLSISGFGQQSEKETEDIQMAKTIISCLVDATINNDTLLMTVNL; encoded by the coding sequence ATGGACACCATTCAACTCACTGTGCCTCTCAAGGCGGAGTATTTCAGTTCTGTGCGCTTGTTCGTGTCGGGTCTTTTAATGAGTCATCAGGTGGATTACGACACCATTGAAGATGTGAAAACAGCCGTTAGTGAAAGTTTAAACATCGCTTTAAAATGTCATTGTGCGCACACCTCCACGCTGAGCATTGATGTGGACGACAACCAAATGAAACTTTCCATAAGCGGTTTTGGCCAGCAATCAGAAAAGGAAACCGAAGATATCCAAATGGCTAAAACTATTATCAGTTGTTTAGTGGATGCTACCATTAACAACGATACACTGCTTATGACGGTAAACTTATAA
- a CDS encoding transporter associated domain-containing protein, protein MNRRKFLLKLNKIVFYFEVAISVMLLVGILISVPDIIKYYFTILGSPAKESMNILRDLLSHVFLLVIAMEFILLLVAHNDATIIHLVILVIARKMLIYSDHLNDILIGVISLAVVFIIRKYWIQTANSKEFIMFGENRIFSASSIISKINDRYNYDIEAEGIETLGGLVSHLLEEKGEDPEVGTIVDDGKYIYEIHSLYDEGLIEEISIHNIK, encoded by the coding sequence ATGAACCGCCGTAAATTTTTACTGAAATTGAATAAAATTGTCTTCTATTTTGAAGTGGCGATTTCTGTGATGCTTTTAGTAGGTATCCTCATTTCTGTACCGGATATTATTAAATACTACTTCACCATTTTAGGAAGTCCTGCCAAAGAATCGATGAACATCCTTCGGGATCTTCTTTCTCACGTATTTCTTTTGGTTATAGCCATGGAGTTTATACTGCTTCTTGTGGCACATAACGACGCGACCATCATCCATTTGGTCATCTTGGTTATTGCGCGCAAAATGTTGATATACTCCGACCATTTAAATGACATTCTCATAGGGGTTATATCCCTTGCGGTGGTCTTTATCATCAGAAAATATTGGATCCAGACCGCCAATTCCAAAGAATTTATTATGTTTGGAGAGAATAGGATCTTTTCCGCATCCTCTATCATCTCCAAAATTAATGATCGCTACAACTACGATATTGAAGCTGAAGGGATAGAAACACTTGGCGGATTGGTCTCTCATCTCTTGGAAGAAAAGGGAGAAGATCCGGAAGTCGGCACCATTGTTGACGATGGAAAGTACATCTATGAAATTCACAGTCTCTATGATGAAGGCTTAATTGAAGAAATTTCCATACACAATATCAAATAA
- the gyrA gene encoding DNA gyrase subunit A has protein sequence MTEYRHGIIEVDLNKKMRSSYLDYSMSVIVARALPDVRDGLKPVHRRIIYGMQVQGLVPTGPYKKSARLVGDVMAKFHPHGDSSIYDATVRLAQDFNTRYCLVDGQGNFGNIDGFGAAAYRYTEVRMSKLAQEMLRDINKNTVDFQPNFDEEEMEPVVLPSRFPNLLVNGSAGIAVGMATNMPPHNLTEAINGVIHYIDNEDITVDELMQDIKGPDFPTGAMIMGREGIREAYATGRGKIQVRAVAEFEEVKNKTKIIVREIPYGVNKSKLVVKIAELAKNKVIDGITNIVDESTRKGIRIAIDLRRDANPHVVLNKLYKNTQMQTTFGIINLALVGGVPKVLNLKELIRYYVDHQIEVVSRRTKFDLDKAEARKHIVEGLRIALDNIDRIIQIVRSSKTDQDAKDKFLEEFGLDDIQSQAILDMRIRRLTGLEREKLDAEYDELLKTIQYLQSILDDHGTLMGVIKDELTEIRDKYGDLRRTVIKQAEGEIEIQDIIKEEDVIITLTQNGYMKRMPEGTYKPQKRGGRGMSATRPKDGDFVYDLFITSSHDSILFFTNKGKVYRLMAYEIPESTRQSKGTQVRNLLEVDQDEVIQSIVYAKSFDTDSYIFIATKDGTVKRTPMAELKTIRKNGLIAITLKEGDSIVSTRITSGNNDILLATKKGKAIIFNEKDVRPMSRTAMGVKGISLDADDELVSMELSEADKHLLIVSEKGYGKITPLSEYRIQSRGGKGLITYRIKPKTGDVISAKIIEKNDDVMMISSNGVMIRTPIEGISVMSRATSGVKLMNITDSDIVAVAKYIGD, from the coding sequence ATGACAGAATATAGACATGGAATAATAGAAGTTGACTTAAATAAAAAAATGCGTAGTTCGTATCTGGACTACTCCATGAGTGTCATTGTGGCTCGTGCCTTACCGGATGTGCGAGACGGATTGAAACCGGTTCATCGTAGAATTATCTATGGTATGCAGGTTCAAGGTCTTGTACCTACAGGACCTTATAAAAAATCGGCACGTCTGGTGGGGGATGTTATGGCAAAATTTCACCCTCACGGGGACTCTTCTATCTATGATGCCACTGTGCGTCTGGCACAGGATTTTAATACCCGCTACTGTCTTGTGGACGGTCAGGGAAACTTTGGAAATATTGATGGCTTTGGTGCCGCAGCTTATCGATATACGGAAGTTCGCATGTCGAAGCTCGCTCAGGAAATGCTTCGGGACATCAATAAAAATACCGTAGACTTCCAACCAAACTTTGATGAAGAAGAAATGGAGCCGGTGGTGCTTCCATCTCGTTTTCCAAACCTTCTTGTCAACGGTTCCGCCGGAATCGCCGTAGGTATGGCGACCAATATGCCGCCGCACAATCTAACTGAAGCCATCAACGGCGTCATTCATTATATTGATAATGAAGACATCACTGTGGACGAGCTGATGCAGGATATTAAGGGGCCGGATTTTCCAACCGGCGCTATGATAATGGGTCGTGAAGGCATTCGGGAAGCTTATGCGACAGGCCGAGGTAAAATTCAGGTTCGTGCTGTGGCAGAATTTGAAGAAGTGAAAAATAAGACAAAAATTATTGTTCGGGAAATTCCTTACGGTGTTAACAAATCAAAGCTTGTAGTAAAAATTGCCGAGCTGGCAAAGAATAAAGTTATCGATGGCATCACGAATATTGTGGATGAATCCACGCGTAAGGGTATTCGTATTGCCATCGATTTACGACGAGATGCCAATCCCCATGTGGTATTGAATAAACTCTATAAAAATACTCAAATGCAAACCACCTTCGGTATTATTAATTTGGCTCTGGTTGGCGGTGTACCGAAGGTGCTCAATTTAAAAGAGCTCATCCGCTATTACGTGGATCACCAAATTGAAGTTGTGAGCCGTCGAACCAAGTTCGACCTTGATAAAGCTGAAGCTCGCAAGCATATTGTCGAAGGACTTCGTATTGCACTGGATAATATCGACCGTATTATTCAAATAGTGCGCTCATCCAAAACAGATCAGGACGCCAAGGACAAATTTTTGGAAGAATTCGGGTTGGATGATATACAATCTCAGGCTATTTTAGATATGCGCATTCGTCGTTTGACTGGTTTGGAGAGAGAAAAGCTGGATGCGGAATATGATGAGTTATTAAAAACTATCCAATATCTTCAAAGTATCTTGGATGACCATGGCACACTTATGGGTGTTATTAAAGACGAACTGACAGAAATTCGAGATAAATATGGCGACTTGCGCCGCACCGTTATAAAACAGGCGGAAGGGGAAATTGAAATCCAGGATATCATTAAAGAAGAGGATGTCATCATTACCTTGACCCAAAATGGCTATATGAAGCGGATGCCGGAAGGAACCTATAAACCTCAAAAGCGAGGTGGCAGGGGCATGAGTGCTACGCGTCCGAAAGATGGCGACTTTGTCTATGATCTTTTCATCACCTCATCCCATGATTCAATTCTGTTCTTCACTAATAAGGGCAAAGTTTATCGCCTGATGGCTTATGAAATTCCGGAATCTACCCGTCAGTCTAAAGGGACCCAGGTGCGTAATCTTTTAGAAGTGGACCAGGATGAAGTTATTCAATCTATCGTCTATGCTAAATCTTTTGACACGGACTCCTATATCTTTATTGCTACGAAAGACGGTACCGTAAAACGGACGCCAATGGCGGAATTGAAGACAATTCGTAAAAATGGTCTGATAGCTATCACTTTAAAAGAGGGTGACAGCATTGTATCAACACGGATTACCTCAGGCAATAACGACATTTTACTTGCGACTAAAAAAGGTAAAGCCATTATTTTCAATGAAAAAGATGTCCGTCCAATGTCGCGTACGGCTATGGGTGTGAAGGGAATCAGTCTTGATGCGGATGATGAGTTGGTAAGTATGGAGCTCTCAGAAGCGGATAAACACTTACTGATTGTATCAGAGAAGGGCTATGGCAAAATTACCCCACTGAGTGAATATCGTATTCAATCTCGAGGAGGGAAAGGTTTGATCACCTATCGCATAAAACCAAAGACAGGTGATGTTATCTCTGCTAAAATAATAGAAAAGAACGACGATGTGATGATGATCAGTTCAAATGGTGTGATGATTCGCACTCCAATTGAAGGCATCAGTGTGATGAGTCGTGCAACAAGCGGTGTCAAGTTGATGAATATTACCGATTCCGACATTGTTGCTGTGGCAAAATATATAGGAGACTAA
- the gyrB gene encoding DNA topoisomerase (ATP-hydrolyzing) subunit B has translation MTEKNSHYGAENIQVLTGLEPVRKRPGMYIGSTGQKGLHHLIYEVVDNSVDEALAGRCDTIAVTLNDNGSVSVIDNGSGIPTAIHPQTKKSTVETVLTILHAGGKFSNDAYKVSGGLHGVGVSVVNALSTELIAEVKREGKLHRQTFARGKSTSKLEIIDTVSEEDTGTKITFTPDGEIFDTLEFDADILIKRFREMAFLNKNITIIFTDLRGVSDGDEGHREVFHYEGGLKSFVEFINKKKNAIHKDVVYMDREKDGVDVEIALQYTDAYSETVISFANNINTEEGGSHLSGFKSALTRTINDYGRTNNLIKDKEDNLSGDDVREGISAVISVKLPNPQFEGQTKAKLGNSEIKGVVESVFAEGLSDFLDVHPKIGKAILDKALSARRAREAARRARDLSRKKNIMDSMTLPGKLSDCQMAGKDGTEIYLVEGNSAGGSAVDARDSVFQAILPLRGKIMNVEKARLDKMLASEEIKAMITAFGTGIGEDFDITKLRYEKIIIMTDADVDGAHIMTLLLTFFFRYMRPLIEEGHVYVAKPPLFGIMKGIKPLRYVYDEKELKRALDEMGRDKKFDIKRYKGLGEMNAEDLWETTMDPEKRILLKVELNDLVQADETFDMLMGSEVEPRREFIEDNAIFVENIDA, from the coding sequence ATGACAGAAAAAAATTCACATTATGGCGCCGAGAATATTCAGGTTTTAACCGGACTTGAACCGGTTCGTAAGCGTCCGGGCATGTATATTGGTTCCACGGGTCAAAAAGGTCTGCACCATCTTATTTACGAAGTGGTGGATAACTCCGTGGATGAAGCCTTGGCCGGCCGATGCGATACCATTGCCGTCACATTGAATGACAACGGTTCGGTGAGCGTTATTGACAATGGTTCAGGGATTCCTACAGCTATTCATCCTCAGACAAAAAAGAGTACGGTGGAAACCGTCCTGACTATTCTTCACGCCGGTGGGAAATTTTCAAACGACGCCTACAAAGTTTCCGGCGGTCTCCATGGCGTTGGGGTGAGTGTGGTCAATGCTCTATCTACAGAGCTTATTGCCGAGGTCAAGCGGGAAGGCAAACTTCACCGTCAAACTTTTGCTCGAGGCAAAAGTACCAGTAAACTGGAAATTATTGATACTGTATCGGAAGAGGACACAGGGACAAAAATTACCTTTACTCCGGATGGGGAAATTTTTGACACTCTGGAATTTGATGCGGATATTCTCATAAAGCGTTTCAGAGAGATGGCCTTTCTCAATAAAAATATCACGATTATTTTTACCGACCTTCGAGGTGTGAGTGATGGCGATGAAGGACATAGAGAAGTCTTCCACTATGAAGGCGGTTTAAAGAGTTTTGTGGAATTTATTAATAAAAAGAAAAATGCGATTCATAAAGATGTTGTCTATATGGACCGGGAAAAAGACGGTGTGGATGTGGAAATTGCTTTGCAGTATACCGATGCATATTCCGAAACTGTCATTTCTTTTGCCAATAATATTAACACCGAAGAAGGCGGCAGCCATTTAAGCGGTTTCAAGTCCGCCCTTACTCGTACCATTAATGACTACGGTCGGACAAATAATCTCATAAAAGATAAAGAAGATAACCTCTCTGGAGACGATGTGAGAGAAGGTATTAGTGCGGTCATCAGCGTGAAGCTTCCCAATCCGCAGTTTGAAGGTCAAACCAAGGCAAAATTGGGTAATTCCGAAATCAAAGGGGTCGTTGAATCTGTTTTTGCTGAAGGGTTAAGTGATTTTCTCGATGTCCATCCGAAAATTGGAAAGGCTATTTTAGATAAAGCGCTTTCTGCTCGACGTGCGAGAGAAGCAGCTCGACGGGCTCGAGATCTTTCTCGCAAAAAAAATATTATGGACTCTATGACGCTGCCGGGTAAACTTTCAGATTGTCAGATGGCAGGTAAAGATGGGACGGAAATTTATCTGGTGGAGGGTAACTCTGCAGGCGGGAGTGCCGTAGATGCGAGAGATTCAGTTTTTCAAGCGATTCTTCCTCTTCGAGGAAAAATTATGAATGTGGAAAAGGCGAGATTGGATAAAATGCTTGCCAGTGAAGAAATCAAAGCTATGATTACCGCCTTTGGTACAGGCATTGGGGAAGACTTCGACATCACTAAGCTAAGATATGAAAAAATTATTATTATGACTGATGCAGATGTGGACGGTGCCCATATTATGACGCTGCTTCTTACGTTCTTCTTCAGATATATGCGTCCTCTCATTGAAGAAGGTCATGTCTATGTGGCTAAACCGCCACTCTTTGGTATTATGAAAGGTATCAAGCCACTGCGTTACGTCTATGACGAAAAAGAATTAAAACGTGCCTTAGATGAGATGGGACGAGATAAGAAGTTCGATATCAAGCGCTACAAAGGTCTTGGGGAAATGAATGCCGAGGATTTATGGGAGACTACCATGGATCCGGAAAAGCGGATTTTACTCAAAGTGGAACTCAACGATTTGGTACAGGCTGATGAAACTTTTGATATGCTCATGGGTTCTGAAGTGGAACCTCGACGGGAATTCATTGAAGACAATGCCATTTTTGTTGAAAATATTGATGCGTAA